The Flavobacterium johnsoniae UW101 genomic interval CTGGGCTAACAATGAATCCCAAACAACAAAATCTTCTTCTGTAAAAGCTAATTCGTGATTTAATGCTAAATCTATTTGACGCAGTTTGTGTTTATCTTCTAAAATTAAATAGAAAAAACTCTCTGCTTCGTACGCATCGTACAAAGAAGATAATTCCTTAATAAACTGAGTACGATATTGCTTGATTTTCATTTTATATATCTGTTATTAGATAATATTTTAGTTAGTTAGCAGTCAAATTGTACTGCTATTTCTGAAACTTTTTTTACTGAATTTTCATTTTCAGCTTTTGACGAAAGAAATAAAATCACACGCTCTTCTTCATAATCTCTGTTTGCTCCAAAAACAAAGTCGAGTTTTCCGTCGCCGTCAATATCTCCTGCAAAAAGAAACTCCACAAAGGTGTCATTAAAAGATGCTTCGGTCAAAATCAGTTTTTCAGGATTATTACCAATGGTTAAGTATAATTTATAATCTTCTACTTTTTTAAAGATTTCAATTTTATCATCATCTGTGCTTACTTTTTCTTCAGATAAAACTTTTCCTTCTCCGCGTAAAGTATAATTGACATTATTAAAAGTAAAACTCATTTTTTCTTTGGGCCAGATTTTATCTCTTTCAATTTTCAGCGATTTTATTTTTCCGGTTTTCAATTTAGGATCGTCCATTAAAAGCAGCACCTTTTTTTCAGGCATAATAGAAAGCGTAGAATCGCCTGAACATTCACTGTATCCTTTTTCAATTTTAAAATTTGCTTTTCCTAAAAAAAATTCTCCATTTTCC includes:
- a CDS encoding FG-GAP repeat protein, producing the protein MKKNVFAILLVSVLFSCKDAKQEKTADKAVVVKDSVVKTEESESTAVTEEVFKNEFDILIPQTYRTYDNQNPVKALNQKWVELYEENGEFFLGKANFKIEKGYSECSGDSTLSIMPEKKVLLLMDDPKLKTGKIKSLKIERDKIWPKEKMSFTFNNVNYTLRGEGKVLSEEKVSTDDDKIEIFKKVEDYKLYLTIGNNPEKLILTEASFNDTFVEFLFAGDIDGDGKLDFVFGANRDYEEERVILFLSSKAENENSVKKVSEIAVQFDC